The Candidatus Endomicrobium procryptotermitis genome window below encodes:
- a CDS encoding C40 family peptidase, with amino-acid sequence MKNYTKYLFYKYKDNARGEDGFIDCYGLFLLIQKEIFGKDLPDFNGYDCGVKQNLNKNLSKSLINYPAKRIYAAIEGCGVVMESGGVDSHIGIYIGNNKIIHCSHKRNVIIEDIMEPHLKGRLKFYEILSI; translated from the coding sequence ATGAAAAACTACACAAAATATCTTTTTTACAAATATAAAGACAATGCCCGCGGAGAAGATGGTTTTATAGATTGTTACGGCCTGTTTTTGCTTATTCAAAAAGAGATTTTTGGCAAGGACTTGCCGGATTTTAATGGCTACGACTGTGGTGTAAAACAAAATCTAAACAAGAATTTGTCAAAAAGCTTAATAAATTATCCTGCAAAAAGAATATACGCGGCAATCGAAGGCTGTGGTGTAGTTATGGAAAGCGGCGGAGTCGATTCGCATATCGGCATTTACATAGGAAATAATAAGATCATTCATTGTTCTCACAAGCGGAATGTCATTATTGAAGACATTATGGAGCCACATCTAAAGGGGAGGCTGAAATTCTATGAAATTTTATCTATATGA
- a CDS encoding DUF1833 domain-containing protein, whose amino-acid sequence MAISKALLAKLFKKRVPGMVPILLKISHDSLSNPLFLTDNNEPLVYESETYQPASFIFTFPEQSKDSVGLAKITMGAVDQTLINLIRNLTSPLQIRFAAEYYEDGNFSRLDGFSFQLINVSWNALTFSGDLAFKSLLDMDFPSGEFSSITTPGVA is encoded by the coding sequence ATGGCTATAAGTAAAGCTCTGCTTGCCAAGCTTTTCAAAAAGCGCGTTCCGGGGATGGTTCCGATACTGTTAAAGATATCGCATGATTCGCTTTCAAATCCCTTATTCTTAACCGATAACAATGAGCCTCTTGTATATGAGAGCGAAACATATCAGCCGGCATCCTTTATTTTTACGTTCCCGGAACAAAGCAAAGATAGCGTGGGGTTGGCAAAAATAACTATGGGCGCGGTAGATCAAACGCTTATAAATCTTATTCGCAATTTAACATCTCCGCTTCAGATACGTTTTGCGGCCGAATACTACGAAGATGGTAACTTTTCACGGCTTGACGGCTTTAGCTTTCAGCTTATTAATGTGTCCTGGAATGCTTTAACCTTTAGCGGAGATCTTGCTTTTAAAAGCCTTTTAGACATGGATTTTCCATCCGGCGAATTCTCATCAATAACTACTCCGGGGGTGGCATGA